A window from Calliopsis andreniformis isolate RMS-2024a chromosome 5, iyCalAndr_principal, whole genome shotgun sequence encodes these proteins:
- the LOC143179423 gene encoding B-cell receptor-associated protein 31-like, with translation MSLQWTLIAGFLYAEIAIVLLLVLPIASPTRWQKLFKSRFMKNLTDKASIYFVVLFAILILFLLDAIREMRKYAMVGEHTAEHAHLDAEMQGNMRLFRAQRNFYISGFALFLCLVIRRLVILISTQATLLIQNEAAMRQAQSATTAAKTLLSQKTAGESAQNDSNEAHDKAVSELKIQIKELQGKNQELQNQLTKQKMDKEALKSQAESLADEYDRLNNEHAKCLQSSGDKKSD, from the exons ATGAGTTTACAGTGGACATTAATCGCTGGCTTCCTTTATGCCGAAATTgctattgtattattattggtATTGCCAATAGCTTCACCAACAAGATGGCAAAAGCTGTTCAAGTCTAGATTCATGAAGAATTTGACTGACAAAGCATCAATTTACTTTGTTGTCCTTTTTGCTATATTGATCTTATTTCTATTAGATGCCATTAGAGAAATGCGAAAATATGCCATGGTTGGGGAACACACAGCAGAACATGCTCATTTAGATGCTGAAATGCAAG GTAACATGAGATTGTTCAGAGCTCAAAGAAACTTTTATATCTCTGGTTTTGCATTGTTTCTCTGTCTTGTCATTCGCCGTCTGGTAATCCTAATTTCTACGCAAGCTACACTACTGATACAGAATGAAGCAGCTATGCGTCAAGCTCAGTctgcaacaacagcagcaaaaACCTTATTATCTCAGAAGACAGCTGGGGAAAGTGCTCAAAACGATTCAAATGAAGCACATGATAAAGCTGTATCtgaattgaaaattcaaattaaggAGTTGCAGGGCAAAAATCAAGAATTGCAGAATCAGCTTACCAAACAGAAAATGGATAAGGAGGCACTAAAGTCACAAGCAGAATCTCTTGCAGATGAATACGATCGATTAAATAATGAACATGCCAAATGTCTTCAGTCAAGTGGTGATAAAAAGAGTGACTGA